Proteins co-encoded in one Accipiter gentilis chromosome 5, bAccGen1.1, whole genome shotgun sequence genomic window:
- the FBXO5 gene encoding F-box only protein 5, with protein MKSNLNHSLKMKCDFDRTSLHAGFAPLKSAVEKTRLEESCPLNYEEGFCKSCAEEHQKILLSDSYHAATRSLDLEDEGRPVHNKENKQVTQRLEEGIYEMEALENSKFSEDSGYSSMLSNQYTDAIEHEDSIPLAGNLCGTPKHCLMKSQNQAQFSKKTLLPVIHYEEMICSTLKKSGKRNLKSWAALDRIVFRGQLELCNLIGKKMGLDRIDILAELFQKNLKHILGNILRHLGEMDLINFAKVSTTWQKILQEDKWIFQMYSKAVKNVSNGTKASEHAATREYVLYRAALASIQKATPPTNLNKKGTRSKASKNHSRLMEFSEAAKMLRNTESLKVCHRCGSPAKYDSYLQRAMCSRESCGFDFCTKCMCGYHSSSDCMSGKPVKPNSKLGPLPGTKKSKQNLRRL; from the exons atgaaatcaaACCTTAATCACTCTCTCAAAATGAAATGTGATTTTGACCGTACGTCTCTTCACGCTGGGTTTGCACCACTGAAATCTGCTGTGGAGAAGACAAGACTGGAAGAATCCTGCCCCTTGAATTATGAGGAAGGCTTTTGTAAAAGCTGTGCTGAAGAGCATCAGAAAATACTACTTAGTGACTCATACCATGCGGCCACTAGAAGTCTAGATCTTGAAGATGAAGGAAGACCTGTacataacaaagaaaacaaacaagtaacTCAGAGACTTGAGGAAGGTATCTATGAAATGGAGGCACTGGAAAACAGTAAATTTAGTGAGGACAGCGGTTATTCCTCTATGTTAAGTAATCAATACACTGATGCAATAGAACATGAGGACAGTATACCTTTGGCTGGGAATCTCTGTGGCACACCAAAGCATTGTCTCATGAAAAGCCAAAACCAAGCACAGTTCTCAAAGAAGACTTTGTTGCCAGTAATCCATTATGAAGAAATGATTTGTTCAACTTTGAAAAAAAGTGGTAAAAGAAATCTAAAGTCTTGGGCTGCGCTAGACAGAATTGTTTTTAGGGGACAGCTTGAACTTTGTAACCTGATTGGAAAGAAAATGGGATTAGATAGAATAGACATTCTTGCTGAACTCTTCCAAAAGAACCTGAAGCATATATTAGGCAACATTTTAAGGCATCTCGGTGAGATGGATTTAATAAA TTTTGCCAAAGTCAGCACAACATGGCAGAAGATTCTGCAGGAAGATAAATGGATTTTCCAAATGTATAGTAAAGCAGTGAAAAACGTTTCT aatGGCACTAAGGCATCAGAGCATGCTGCAACAAGGGAGTATGTTCTCTACCGAGCGGCTTTAGCTTCTATTCAGAAAGCAACCCCACCAACCAACTTGAACAAAAAAGGCACCAGATCCAAAGCATCCAAGAATCACAGCAGGCTCATGGAGTTTTCTGAG GCTGCCAAGATGTTGAGAAACACTGAAAGCCTTAAAGTCTGCCATCGCTGTGGCTCACCTGCAAAGTATGACTCCTATCTACAAAGGGCGATGTGCAGTCGTGAAAGTTGTGGCTTTGACTTTTGCACAAAGTGCATGTGCGGGTACCACAGCTCCAGTGACTGTATGAGTGGCAAACCAGTGAAACCCAACTCTAAGCTAGGGCCTCTTCCTGGGactaagaaaagcaaacagaatctACGGCGGTTGTGA